The window TCATCACCGCCATCAACGGCTTCCAGCTGTTCGATCTGCTGTTCGCGATGATGGGCCAGGCGAACCCCGCCATGGCCGACACCCAGTCGCTGGTGTACCTGTTCTACGCCGAGGCGTTCCGGCAGAACGACCAGGGCTACGCCTCGGTGATCGCCCTGCTGATCCTGCTGATCATCGGCCTGATCACCCTGCTGCAGTTCCGGATGCAGAGGAGGTGGGTCCACTATGAGTGAGCCGACGACCGCTCCCACGACGACCCGAGCCGACGCCGCCGCAACCGCCGGTCGCCCCGGGTCGCCTGCCGATGCGAAGCGCCGCCGCGACGGACGCCCCCGCCCCCGCTACGGCACCCACGTTGTGCTGCTGATCGGTGGTCTGCTGATGGTGTTCCCGTTCCTGTGGCAGATCATCATGTCGCTGTCTACGCATGCCGAGGTCACCTCGGTGCCGCCCACCTGGATCCCGGCCGAGCCGCAGTGGGGGAACTACCCAGCCGTGTTCGAGCAGATTCCGTTCCTGAACCAGTTCCTCAACACCGCCGCCGTGACCGTGCTGCGCGTGGTGGGGCAGCTGATCCTGTGCGCCATGGCCGGCTACGCCTTCGCCCGCATGGAGTTCCGCGGCAAGAACGTGCTGTTCGCCCTGGTGCTGTCGATCCTGATGGTGCCGTACCAGATCTACCTCATCCCGCAGTACGGGATCATCCAGCAGCTGGGCTGGCTGAACACGGTGGCCGGTATCGCCGCCCCCGGTATCTTCAGCGCCTTCGGCACCTTCCTGATGCGTCAGCACTTCATGGGCATGCCGCGCTCACTGGAGGAGGCAGCACGCCTGGACGGGGCCTCCCCATGGCAGACCTTCTGGCGGATCATGTTCCCGCTGTCCGGATCCGCCCTCAGCGCGGTCGCCATCCTCACGGCGCTCGCCTCCTGGAACGACCTGATGTGGCCGCTGATCGTGGCCACCTATGACGACCGCACCACCCTCGCGGTGGGCCTTTCCACCTTGCAGGGCCAGTTCACCTCCAACTACCCGGTGATGATGGCCGCCAGCTTCATGGCGATGCTGCCGCTGATGATCCTGTTCATCGTGCTGCAGCGCCGCGTGGTCGAGGGCCTGGCCCACTCCGGCATGAAGGGCTGAGACAGGACCCAGTAGGCCCGCTGCACTGGCCTGCCGCACTGGCCCACCTCATGACGACATGGACGTTTCCGTTCCACCAGAGTGCGATCCTGGAACGGAAACGTCCATGTCGTACAGCCTGCCGGGATCAGCCCTGGGCAGCGTCCTTGAACAGCCGGATCAGCCGCTCGGCCTCCCCGGTGCCCGCCTCACGGCCTGCCCTCATCCACTTGCGGGTGTCCACCACGGTGGGGTTCGCCTCCAGGAACTCCCGCACCGCTCCGGTGTACACCTTGTTCAGGTGGGTGGACACGTTGATCTTGGTCATCCCCGCCCGGATCGCGGCCTGGATGTTCTCGTCGGCCACACCGGAGGAGCCGTGCAGCACCAGCGGAACCGGCACCTCCGCGGCGATCGCGGAGATCAGCTGCTCGTCCAGGGCGGCGGTGCGCTCGGTCATCGCGTGCGAGGAGCCCACGGCCACGGCCATCAGGTCCACCCCGGTGTCGGCCACGAAGCGGGCGGCATCGGCCGGGTCGGTGCGGGCCGACGGATCGTGCACGCCGTCCTTGCCGCCCACCTCACCGAGCTCGGCCTCCACGCTCACACCCAGCTCGTGGGCGGCCTTGACGACCTCGGCGGCGAGGCGGAAGCTCTCGGCGTTCTCCAGGTGGATCACGTTGAACGCGGCCAGGCCGTGGCCGGCCTCGCGGGCGCGAGCAGCAACGGGGGCGAGCGGGCTCAGGGGCATCAGATCTCCTCGATCGTGACGGTGGGTTCGAGCTGATCGATCAGCTCCAGGTCGATCTCCCCGGCGACGGGGCGGGTCACGGCGCTGGCGCCGACGGCGACGGCCCGGCGCAGAGCGATGGGCAGGTCGGTGCGGCCCAGCAGCACGGTGGAGGCCAGAGCCGCGACCACCGAGTCGCCGGCCCCGGTGGGGTTGCCGTCCAGAGCCTGGGGCAGACGGGCCCGCCAGGCGCGGACCGTCGTGGCAGCGGTGCGGTCGACGGAGGCGGTATCTACGGGGGCGGAACCCGCAGGGGCGCCGGCCTCCGCACGCTGCAGGCCCAGCATCCCCTCCCCGCCGAGGGAGCACACCACGGTGCCGGCACCCAGTTCGCACAGGGCGCGGGCGGCATCCAGAGCAGTGGACTCGCCGGTGGCCTCCATCGCTTTCTCGGCGTTGGGCTTCAGCACGGTGGCGCCGGCGCGGGCCGCCGTGAGCAGTCCGGGGCCGGAGGTGTCCACCAGGACGGGGCGGCCGGTCTCGCGGATCGCCGCGATCAGGGTGGCGAGGTCCTCGCCGCTCATGCCCCCGGGCAGGGAGCCGCTGATGGTGACGGCCTCGATCGGGGGGATGGCGCCGGTCAGCAGAGCGCCCACGTCGGCCAGCAGCTGCTGCACCTCGGCAGCACTGAGCTGCGGACCGGGCTCATACAGCCCGGTGGCGCCGTTAGCATCCACCACGGCGAGGGTGCGGCGGGTGGTGCCGTCGATCCACGTCCAGGCTTGGCGCAGCAGGGGATCGGCCTGCGCGGGGGCGTGGGCTGAGTCGGTACCGGCATCGGCGGTGCCGGCTGCGTTGGCGTCGGCTGCGTCGGCATTGTCTGTGGCGGCGTCGTCGGCATCGGGAGTGCCGGGGCGCCCGGCCGTGGCCGCCAGCCGCCGGCGCAGCTCGTCGCCGGCGGGCCCGCCCAGGGGGCCGGCGCAGGTCACGGGCTCGCCCAGCTGGGCCAGCACCTTGGCGACGTTGACGCCCTTGCCGCCGGCCTCAGTGCGCACCTCCCGCACCCGGTTCACCTCGTGCAGGCGCGTGTCGTCGACCGTGTAGGTGACGTCCAGGGCGGGGTTCGGGGTGATGGCGAGGATCATCGCGCCGCCTCGTGATCCGCGGGGCCAGGGGTCTTGTCGGTCGCGGGCCAGGTCCACCACAGCGCGTGCCGCAGGACGGCCGCCATCGGTGGTGACCAGGGCGTGCGCGTCATGGTCGATCTGCTCGGCGAAGCGTCGGCCGATGGCGGAGGCCGAGGAGTGCTGCGTGCGGCGGCCGAGCGACCCCGTGGTCGCCCACCTGCGGCCACGGCGCGCGTCCACGCGCAGCAGGACGACGTGTCTACGAGGCTTTCCTGGACCCCTGCCCAAGATCATTCATGAGCGAACGGGCCCGGAAGCGGCATC is drawn from Brachybacterium muris and contains these coding sequences:
- a CDS encoding carbohydrate ABC transporter permease, which encodes MSEPTTAPTTTRADAAATAGRPGSPADAKRRRDGRPRPRYGTHVVLLIGGLLMVFPFLWQIIMSLSTHAEVTSVPPTWIPAEPQWGNYPAVFEQIPFLNQFLNTAAVTVLRVVGQLILCAMAGYAFARMEFRGKNVLFALVLSILMVPYQIYLIPQYGIIQQLGWLNTVAGIAAPGIFSAFGTFLMRQHFMGMPRSLEEAARLDGASPWQTFWRIMFPLSGSALSAVAILTALASWNDLMWPLIVATYDDRTTLAVGLSTLQGQFTSNYPVMMAASFMAMLPLMILFIVLQRRVVEGLAHSGMKG
- a CDS encoding class II fructose-bisphosphate aldolase, whose product is MPLSPLAPVAARAREAGHGLAAFNVIHLENAESFRLAAEVVKAAHELGVSVEAELGEVGGKDGVHDPSARTDPADAARFVADTGVDLMAVAVGSSHAMTERTAALDEQLISAIAAEVPVPLVLHGSSGVADENIQAAIRAGMTKINVSTHLNKVYTGAVREFLEANPTVVDTRKWMRAGREAGTGEAERLIRLFKDAAQG
- a CDS encoding PfkB family carbohydrate kinase codes for the protein MDARRGRRWATTGSLGRRTQHSSASAIGRRFAEQIDHDAHALVTTDGGRPAARAVVDLARDRQDPWPRGSRGGAMILAITPNPALDVTYTVDDTRLHEVNRVREVRTEAGGKGVNVAKVLAQLGEPVTCAGPLGGPAGDELRRRLAATAGRPGTPDADDAATDNADAADANAAGTADAGTDSAHAPAQADPLLRQAWTWIDGTTRRTLAVVDANGATGLYEPGPQLSAAEVQQLLADVGALLTGAIPPIEAVTISGSLPGGMSGEDLATLIAAIRETGRPVLVDTSGPGLLTAARAGATVLKPNAEKAMEATGESTALDAARALCELGAGTVVCSLGGEGMLGLQRAEAGAPAGSAPVDTASVDRTAATTVRAWRARLPQALDGNPTGAGDSVVAALASTVLLGRTDLPIALRRAVAVGASAVTRPVAGEIDLELIDQLEPTVTIEEI